Proteins encoded by one window of Mailhella massiliensis:
- a CDS encoding GDSL-type esterase/lipase family protein has product MNILCIGDSLTYGYGIRRAETWCALASQRTGHTFINRGVNGATTGEMAEQELGGDELFVMGGLNNLFMGMDVTVPLADIRSICSRASGMGIRPVVGIPMQISDTVSEAWCEGPVDMDFVRAGYAEFADALVRQCRTDGTDFIDFRPVIDAEHLSFDGIHLNKSGHERMAQVVAAYWNARQR; this is encoded by the coding sequence ATGAACATTCTCTGCATAGGCGACAGTCTTACCTACGGTTACGGCATACGGAGGGCGGAAACCTGGTGCGCCCTGGCCTCGCAGCGTACGGGGCACACCTTCATCAACAGGGGCGTCAACGGAGCGACCACCGGAGAAATGGCGGAGCAGGAACTCGGCGGCGATGAGCTTTTCGTCATGGGCGGGCTGAACAACCTCTTCATGGGCATGGACGTGACCGTGCCTCTGGCGGACATCCGCAGCATATGCAGCCGGGCTTCCGGCATGGGCATACGCCCCGTTGTGGGCATTCCCATGCAGATTTCCGACACGGTATCGGAAGCCTGGTGCGAAGGCCCCGTAGATATGGACTTCGTGCGCGCCGGCTATGCCGAATTCGCGGACGCCCTTGTACGGCAATGCCGCACAGACGGCACGGACTTCATCGACTTCCGACCCGTCATCGATGCGGAGCATCTTTCCTTCGACGGCATCCATCTTAATAAAAGCGGGCATGAACGCATGGCGCAGGTCGTGGCCGCGTACTGGAACGCCCGGCAACGCTGA
- a CDS encoding P1 family peptidase — MNEILTEIPFNEIPGLRTGHAQDNEGITGCTVLLADTDMAAAVDVRGGGPASRETELLSPTASCERIHALLLSGGSAFGLRAAEGVMRYLEEHGRGFDTGFARVPLVCASCLYDLEIGDACARPDADMGYAACLDTARNSAECGNVGAGTGCTVGKLGGVETMMKSGLGCYAVRAGNIMVGAVVAVNALGDVFDIDSGKRTAGMLLPDRSGFADSEKVLFCSTEERADNLFTGNTTIGAVVTNACFDKNKLKKIASMAHNGLARTIRPLHTSADGDSIYALSTGTLRANQDAVGTLAALVMGKAVNRAVLAAKDMAGYPAACDIAFPAGSKA, encoded by the coding sequence ATGAATGAGATTCTTACCGAAATTCCCTTCAACGAAATTCCGGGCCTGCGTACGGGCCATGCCCAGGACAACGAAGGCATCACCGGCTGCACCGTACTTCTGGCCGATACCGATATGGCCGCCGCGGTGGATGTCCGGGGAGGCGGCCCCGCTTCCCGGGAAACGGAACTGCTCTCCCCCACGGCCTCCTGCGAACGCATACACGCGCTGCTTTTGAGCGGCGGAAGCGCCTTCGGACTACGCGCGGCGGAAGGCGTCATGCGCTATCTGGAAGAACACGGCCGGGGATTCGATACCGGTTTCGCCCGCGTTCCGCTGGTATGCGCCTCCTGCCTGTACGATCTGGAAATCGGCGATGCCTGCGCCCGGCCCGATGCGGACATGGGGTATGCGGCCTGTCTCGATACCGCCCGCAACAGCGCCGAATGCGGCAATGTGGGGGCGGGCACGGGCTGCACCGTGGGCAAACTCGGCGGCGTGGAAACCATGATGAAATCGGGCCTCGGCTGCTATGCCGTGCGCGCAGGCAACATCATGGTGGGGGCCGTTGTCGCGGTCAACGCTCTGGGCGACGTTTTCGATATCGACAGCGGCAAAAGAACGGCGGGGATGCTTCTGCCCGACAGGTCCGGCTTTGCCGACAGCGAAAAAGTGCTGTTTTGCAGCACGGAAGAGCGTGCCGACAACCTCTTTACCGGCAACACCACCATCGGCGCGGTGGTGACCAACGCCTGTTTTGACAAAAACAAACTGAAGAAAATCGCTTCCATGGCGCACAACGGTCTTGCCCGCACCATACGCCCGCTGCATACCTCCGCCGATGGAGACAGCATCTACGCCCTTTCTACGGGAACACTCCGTGCCAACCAGGACGCCGTGGGCACGCTGGCCGCCCTGGTCATGGGAAAGGCCGTGAACCGGGCCGTACTTGCCGCAAAAGACATGGCCGGATATCCCGCCGCATGCGACATTGCCTTCCCCGCAGGAAGCAAGGCATAG
- a CDS encoding Crp/Fnr family transcriptional regulator: MYIFRQAIVPTLPGQVKELSRCWEKLLPLAIRKINYKKGSSFFFSEENPNSFAYIRHGTTATIGLLPNAEEYIKLFIGEGCLFHEAYIFAGFCNSFPLHRCLSDVEIYQFDGNLLIDPDFQKRYPEQYHNALWQMSVKTSALDMIADIAAKKTVAMKIANFLLIYVQVMNGNSFSPHVTQLELGLMLNIHKSSLNREIQNFVDMGIIDGFTKKRCTVIDLQKLQLVAEGKLLF; the protein is encoded by the coding sequence ATGTATATTTTCCGTCAAGCCATTGTTCCCACCCTGCCGGGACAAGTCAAGGAACTTTCCCGATGCTGGGAAAAACTACTGCCCTTGGCCATCAGAAAAATCAACTACAAGAAAGGTTCCTCCTTCTTTTTTTCTGAAGAAAATCCCAACAGCTTCGCCTACATACGCCATGGAACAACCGCCACCATCGGACTTCTTCCCAATGCGGAAGAGTATATAAAGCTCTTCATAGGCGAAGGCTGCCTTTTTCATGAAGCCTATATCTTTGCAGGATTCTGCAATTCCTTTCCGCTCCACCGCTGCCTGAGCGATGTAGAAATCTATCAGTTCGACGGCAACCTCCTCATCGACCCCGACTTTCAGAAGCGTTACCCGGAGCAATATCATAACGCACTTTGGCAGATGTCCGTAAAAACGTCCGCGCTCGACATGATCGCCGATATTGCGGCCAAAAAAACCGTGGCTATGAAGATAGCCAATTTCCTGCTTATTTATGTGCAGGTCATGAACGGCAACAGCTTTTCACCGCACGTCACGCAGCTTGAGCTGGGGCTTATGCTGAACATTCACAAATCGAGTCTGAACCGAGAAATACAGAATTTTGTGGACATGGGCATTATCGACGGATTCACGAAAAAGAGATGTACCGTCATAGATTTGCAAAAATTGCAGCTTGTTGCTGAAGGAAAACTCCTATTCTGA